The window CGGCGGTCAGGTACGTGGGCGTGCCCCCGCCGAAGGCGGCCGTGGCGAACCGCACCGGAGCCGCGTCCCCCAGCGCCTCGCGCACCGCCGCGGCCTGCCGGTCCAGCGCGTCGAGATAGCGGGTGGTCAGCTCGCCCGGGGCGCCGATCCGGGTGAAGAGGTTGCAGAAGCCGCAGCGGACCTCGCAGAAGGGTATGTGGGCGTAGAGCGACAGCGCGTCCTTCGGCTCGTCCGCCCAGAGCGCGGCGAGCGGGGCCCGCTCGGACAGCGGACGGTAGGCCGTCTTGTGCGGGTAGGCGTAGACGTAGCTGCGGTACGGGCGCGGGGTCCCGGCCGGGCGGGTCGTGCGGGTCGCGCGGGTCGGCGGGGTCGTGCGGGTCATGCGGTCTTCTCCATGCTGTCCGGGCCAGGCAGGATGAAATGTGCATACGGCACATTCCATACGCTCTCATGGCCCAGCCGGTGCCCGGTGAAGCCGTCCTCCCCGTACGCCGTGCCGTGGTCGGAGCAGACGACGGCGAAGCAGTCCCGGCGGCTGCTCATGGCCGCGAACAGGCGTCCGATGTGCCGGTCGACGTACTCCAGGGCGGCGGCGTGGGTGTCCCGGGTGTCGCCCGCCTCGCGGGTCGCGCCCGACCGGTGGAACCAGTTGGGCTGGTGCAGGGCCGAGACGTTGACGAAGAGGAAGAGGCGCCGGTCGCGCGGGAGCGCGGCGACGACCTCCTCGGCGCGCTCCACCTGGGACGCGAAGGAGGTCGGCGAGGCGACCCCGAACGAGGGCTCCCAGTGGCTCTCCTGGAACAGGCCGGGCAGGACCGTGCCGAGCGGCGGCAGCCGGTTGAAGAAGCCGACCCCGCCCACGCACACGGTCCGGTAGCCCTCGTGCGCCAGCGCGGACACCAGGTCGGGCGTGTCCCGGAAGACGTAGGTGCCCTCGGCGGTGGTCTCGCTGCCCGCGAACGAGGCGGCGAAGAGCCGCGGGTGCGGTCCCGGGGACGCCGGGGTGGGCAGGAAACCGGCGAAGATCGCCTGGTGGGAGGCGTAGGTGAAGCTCCCGGGCGCGTGCCGGCGCTCCCAGGCGCCGCCGGGCAGGTGCCGGGCCAGGTTCGGGATGCGGCCCTCGGCGGCGAGCTCGGCGGCCACGTCGTACCGCAGCGTGTCGAGCGTGACGAGGAGCAGATCGTGACTCCCGACGATCCGGTTCATGTCCAGCGCGGGCGGTGTCACGGCGTGCTCGTTCCTGTGGGTCGGGTCTCGTGGGGCTGGTGGTTCTGGTGGTTCTGGTGGTTCTGGTGGGTCTCGTGGGTTTCGCGGGTCCGGCGGAGGTCTCGGGTCCCGCGAGACTCGCGGGTCTCGGGGAGATCCCGGGTGTCGCGGGTCCGTCGGGCCGGGCGCCCCGGGTGCCCCGGTCGGCCCGGGCGGGCGGGTCGGGTACGGACGTACGCGGCGACCTGGGCCGCGTAGGTGTCCAGGCCCTCGGCCCCGCTCCCCGGCAGGCCGGTGAGACCGGGCAGCAGGTCGCCGAAGGCGTTGACCTCGCCGACCGCG of the Streptomyces showdoensis genome contains:
- a CDS encoding STM4013/SEN3800 family hydrolase translates to MNRIVGSHDLLLVTLDTLRYDVAAELAAEGRIPNLARHLPGGAWERRHAPGSFTYASHQAIFAGFLPTPASPGPHPRLFAASFAGSETTAEGTYVFRDTPDLVSALAHEGYRTVCVGGVGFFNRLPPLGTVLPGLFQESHWEPSFGVASPTSFASQVERAEEVVAALPRDRRLFLFVNVSALHQPNWFHRSGATREAGDTRDTHAAALEYVDRHIGRLFAAMSSRRDCFAVVCSDHGTAYGEDGFTGHRLGHESVWNVPYAHFILPGPDSMEKTA